The nucleotide window GCTAtacattcttggcccaaaactgctccaaaatgtactttcttgccaacattgtcatttggacctgcaaacacacgaaaatagcttaaatcactataataaacagaaattaactatgaaaatgcaagaaaacaagttaACTacgtcgcataaatatgctcctatcaccactcttgtttgattacttttttttttttccgtaagTTGGGAATCACCTTAGCATTTTGTTTCTCCAGCTGATCAGAATTCATATGCGCAATCAACAAAGTGGATGGACACGCCAAAAAGTAAGGGCTTCATCTCTTACTCCTAATGTTTACCTTTTTAAttgaatttaagaaaaaattaatgtgATGAGTTGTTCTATGAGCAATTGAAGGCATAAAAAGCGTGTCGTCGTCTGATGTTTTATATCCTACCATATATTGTAGGAATGTTATGAGCACTTTTGTTCAGGATGTGGTTTTGAAAATTGGGTTTTGCACCTTCACGTCAAATATCAATTGGAAATTCTATGGAATCCCCCTCCCACTCCCCTCAGTTTTACCATTTGCATATGATCTGTTCAGGCTGTTTCTATGTTATTTAATGTGAAAAATGGTTTATTATTCTTAAATGttctataatatatatatgttttagttTTGTGTACTTTTACTCTTTACAGGGACCATTTGACTGAAATGATTACGAATATGCAGGTACTCCACCTCTTGATTGGCTCTTCTAACTTGGGTAAGGCTGATGGTTTATGGTTCAGAGCATCATTCTTCCATTAAATTTGAACAATTGTTAAAGATGAGCTCAACTGGGTCGTGGATTTGTAAAAATACGTCTGTCTTGCAGAGGCTAAAATACCTTCGTTTTTTCCATACTATCAACTCTTCAGTTTTCCTTCCAAGCTTtatcaagtttttattttcgaATTAATAAATGTAGGGATGCAGTGCCCAGTGGGCATATTAGGTAAAATTTCAGTCTTCAAGTAGAGGATTTTATACTAATCATGTGACTGAATGGGTACAGTACTAAGCAGAACTAACAATGTGCATTCAAATCAAGCATGAAGTGGGTGTACAAGGGATTTCCCATTGTATCAGATTGGTTCTCTCGTGTATTTACATTGATAAATAGAAACATGTCTTTTATGGTATAAATTGGTGTAACCACAATAGTACATGAGTATTGACTTAGAGACATATAGTTATATCTTTTATTCTCATCAGATTCTTTGGTTCTGTTTAAGTTTTCCGCAGTTTTGTTCAAACGCTTCAACTGATCAAAACAGTTTCTATTTCAAAACCTTTTACTTTTTCCTCTCTATCAACTCTACAACACTCTTCATAGTATAAAATCCCAAAGTAGATTCTATGGCCACATCACGTCCATCAAGTTATATCTTCACACTTCTTGTTTTGGCAGGTTACTTCATATACTTTACATTTACGCTGGTTGTAACTTGTAAGCAGTGGCGTTGCTGGTCTAATGTCTGTGGATTTATTCTGATGGGTATACTTTTAACTTAGTTGTAATGATTGACAAGCAGCTTTATATGTTCGTTTCTAAAGTTTCTTTACAGTTAGTCACTGGTGAtttattgatgaaatttttttgcAACAGCCTACCCGAAAGTTCTGTTTCTCGCAGCCTTTCTTTCACTCCTATCCTTTTGGTAAGTTTTCTTATTCTAGATTAAGCGTTCTCATGTTGTAATTTTAGAGATGGTCTGGTCGATTGAAAAGCATGACAACTATTATCTTACCTTTGATCTGTTAAACTTGTTAAGGTTATCTTTATTGTGTCCAGTAGGAATATCTATAGAAATTTACCCTCCCGTATTCTGCTGATTCAATTCCTTCTATATCAAatgtttgtgattttttttatctctGTGTCTATATTTGATATTTGGCACTTACTAGATTTCCGTTAAGAAATATCCAGTTTTTCTATTTCAATGCAAATTTCATCTACAACCGATGTCAGTTCTGTATACTTTTACTTTTGGATCTTGACAATTCCTTGACATATATACTTTGTATTTAACCTCACACGTAAAATGGCTTTTTGTGTCAATTACTCAAATATCGATTTCATTTTGAAGCATGTCACAACATGGTTTATCTTTTATATGTTTGATTACAATCTCTAAAGCttgtaaaataaaaatctatAGTCACAGTGTAATTTATAAGGTATACAAATGCTGTTATGGACAATGACTTTGTAGGTTCGACCTTTGCCATCAGGCAAATGATGAAgaggatgaagatgatgaagaggaCAACAGCGTGGAGCAGACCTTgttagaaaattcaaagaattcaTCAAGCACAGATGGTCATCGGGTTTGTTGTTCATTCCAAAGCATTCATGTTGGAAGTCACCAAAAGTTTGTGATTGCGGTATGAGGGAtataattgttttattatttactttttatttgtCGTGCATAAGTGATGAAACTTCTGCTGAAATATTTTTATCTTGAAACTTCTGCTGGAATATTTTTTTCTCTAGTTCTTCTTGTCAACTAATTTCAGCTGTTTCTCCCGCTAGGTTGTTGTGTTTGTCCTTATTCTGATGATGTCATTTGCTGTGGTAATCTGGATTGGTGCGGGTAAGAACCCCATTGATTCTTCAGCAGTTGCTCAGGTACGGACCACAGTCATTTCTATTCTATATTTATGAGTATCAGATGAGCTCATGTCCTAACGGTCTTTCAGAAATTTTATGGCATGATAACTTATGCTGGGCCATAACATGTATCAGGAAATTAGGTtctaaaaaattagaataaaatAGTGTTCAGTCATATCTGGCATTTTGATTCATACAAAAGAGAATTTGGAAGTGCAGCTGCCATTAGTATTTCCTTATTAAGGTCTGGGTCGATAGCAGTTTTTATAGGAAATTGCATAGTCTCGTCTACTTGATCTTTTGATTTAGTACAAGTGAAATAAGTGTCTTTGCATCCCCATATTTGTGTATAGAAGATCAGTCCTTATCTATGGTTGCTTGATCTCTGATATGTGTGAGACACCACCACTTTGTGTATGCTTATTGGTTAATACTTCTTGGATCGTagtttttcatttcaattttcggaACATTTTGAGTGAACCATATATTCTTACCATGGTGTGTCGTTATGTATCTATTCGTTTGAATATGGAAAAGTATTATTGGCCAATAACGACAACCATTGTACAGGTATATGAAGACTTTCTCGGTTTTGCCGTTCTTTCACTAGGGGGAGCATTAGGTTTCTATGGTGAGCacatgcaactttttttttttttttttatacatcaaTTTAGTTTGGAAGGTCACTAAATTTTGTAAGCGTTAAAAGTGATATATTGGCTTTATAACCGAATTCTTTGATGTGCTGTCTGAAATTTAATTTGCTGTTCTTTCTATATTTCCAGGCATTCTGCTATCTCGTAAGTTAAGGAAAGTACGGTCTGAGAAAGCTTCTTCCGAAATGTGGAAGGTATTAAACTGATTGAAACTTCCTTTTCTTCTATTGCCTTTGATGAAAATGATTCATATTCTTCAAAGTGCGCTtactatttttttctttgaacatTAAATACTTTGTGTGGCATGCTTAAAAATGTCGTGCAATAATTTTTGCCTAAATTGGCACAATTcctgtttttaattttgtaagttTTGAACTTTCGTAAACAGGTTGCGAGCTTGGCGGTTACTTCTGTTGTATGCTTTACGTCAAGTGCATTGGTTGCTATTCTTACACATATTCCTGTAAGTGGGTCATTGGCTAGAGACCTTACTACTCTTTGTGCAGTTCATTTGATTTGTTTACCGTACATAATTTCTTGGTTATTCACTTTAAGATCTTTTCCAGCTATATTGTCAGCGGAGTCTGAAAATCACATATGGCGGAAAAGCACTTGTTTTTCTAATTCTGTACTACTTCATAGGTAATGCTGTGTTCCCTTCTGAGTATTTCTTTCGAATTCACCCATCTTGAATGTGGAAGATACTGCATTTTGTTCATCAGATAATAATTATCATTAGTTTTTTTCCCACCCCTTCTTGTTTTTGTTAGGATGTTTGGTGCCCTCGGCTTTTGTATTGTGGATTGTGAGAGAATTGCCACCCCCGATAACTAATCGCCAAAGGGAGCAGTCAAGAACAATTACGTTTGTCAGCTATGGTGCAGTGGGGGCACAGCGTCCTCATCAGTGGGCTACAGTAACAAGTTCAAATAATCAGGTCTTTTTGCTACTCTGCTATTCTTCTGAAATGTTATTATTTATAGGTCTTCTTTTCCGACTTTGACCTCTGTTTCATCAAACTGTGTGATTGcgttcatatttttcttttgtgtaaAATTATATCGTTTAAAGAGGAAGACGTTAAATGGCTCTCCCTGTTTGCATTGCAGGCATCACGAGCAAGTCCCATATAAGAAAAACTTGTGGATTCGGAACTTCCTTTGGTCTCTGACAACAACATGCTGGAAATGCAGACTCGCACACATGCAAATGTTTCGAGACCTACAGATTGCAGTGAAACACAAACAAGCAGGAGGATGACTGGTGCAAGCATTTATACTACAGATCATGGATGGCTGCGGCTGCTGCCACCGCTCCTTAGCATTTGGTTAATGCAGAGTTAAACTGCAGGAATGCTACCAGAGGATGCACT belongs to Malus sylvestris chromosome 17, drMalSylv7.2, whole genome shotgun sequence and includes:
- the LOC126611177 gene encoding tobamovirus multiplication protein 1 isoform X1 codes for the protein MMFFLELPVEKGDCFPSDLLIFNIALAIFNGVLAAVAFSQLIRIHMRNQQSGWTRQKVLHLLIGSSNLGYFIYFTFTLVVTCKQWRCWSNVCGFILMAYPKVLFLAAFLSLLSFWFDLCHQANDEEDEDDEEDNSVEQTLLENSKNSSSTDGHRVCCSFQSIHVGSHQKFVIAVVVFVLILMMSFAVVIWIGAGKNPIDSSAVAQVYEDFLGFAVLSLGGALGFYGILLSRKLRKVRSEKASSEMWKVASLAVTSVVCFTSSALVAILTHIPLYCQRSLKITYGGKALVFLILYYFIGCLVPSAFVLWIVRELPPPITNRQREQSRTITFVSYGAVGAQRPHQWATVTSSNNQASRASPI
- the LOC126611177 gene encoding tobamovirus multiplication protein 1 isoform X2; its protein translation is MMFFLELPVEKGDCFPSDLLIFNIALAIFNGVLAAVAFSQVLHLLIGSSNLGYFIYFTFTLVVTCKQWRCWSNVCGFILMAYPKVLFLAAFLSLLSFWFDLCHQANDEEDEDDEEDNSVEQTLLENSKNSSSTDGHRVCCSFQSIHVGSHQKFVIAVVVFVLILMMSFAVVIWIGAGKNPIDSSAVAQVYEDFLGFAVLSLGGALGFYGILLSRKLRKVRSEKASSEMWKVASLAVTSVVCFTSSALVAILTHIPLYCQRSLKITYGGKALVFLILYYFIGCLVPSAFVLWIVRELPPPITNRQREQSRTITFVSYGAVGAQRPHQWATVTSSNNQASRASPI